The following proteins are co-located in the Microbacterium immunditiarum genome:
- a CDS encoding proline--tRNA ligase, producing MVTRLSHFFLRTLREDPADAEVTSHRLLVRAGYIRRQGPGIFAWLPLGLRVKARIEQIIREEMTAAGAYEVHFPALLPREPYEATGRWEEYGDAIFRLKDRKDADYLLAPTHEEVFTLLVKDLYSSYKDLPLTIYQIQDKYRDETRPRAGLLRGREFTMKDAYSFDYTDEGLDASYMAQRAAYERIFSRLGLEYVIVQADAGAMGGSRSEEFLHPTAIGEDTFVRSKGGYAANVEAFTTLAPEPIPFDGLPQPVIFDSPNTPTIETLVAHCNANLRAPAPGIAGPATDGATEWTAAHTLKNVVLAVKHLDGTRELVIVGIPGDRDVDDKRVEVAFAPAEVEAATEADFENNPFLVKGYIGPWSETGAVLGEESATGIRYLLDPRVVDGTSWVTGANIDEKHVHSLVAGRDFTADGYLEVATVREGDPAPDGSGPVHLARGMEIGHVFQLGRKYADALGLQVLDENGKLVTVTMGSYGIGVTRILAIIAELNNDEKGLIWPESIAPFDVHVVATGKDEAAYALAERLSGELEASGLDVLYDDRVKVSPGVKFGDAELIGVPRIVIAGRAAADGQVELWNRRTGEREVVPVADAVVKLTRR from the coding sequence GTGGTCACCCGCCTTTCGCATTTCTTCCTCCGCACGCTCCGTGAAGACCCCGCCGACGCCGAGGTCACGAGCCACCGTCTGCTCGTGCGCGCCGGCTACATCCGCCGCCAGGGGCCCGGCATCTTCGCGTGGCTGCCGCTGGGCCTGCGGGTCAAGGCTCGCATCGAGCAGATCATCCGCGAGGAGATGACGGCCGCGGGCGCGTACGAGGTGCACTTCCCGGCGCTGCTGCCCCGCGAGCCGTATGAGGCGACGGGCCGATGGGAGGAGTACGGCGACGCCATCTTTCGGCTGAAGGATCGCAAGGACGCCGACTACCTTCTCGCACCGACGCACGAAGAGGTCTTCACGCTGCTCGTGAAGGACCTGTACTCGTCGTACAAGGACCTGCCGCTGACGATTTACCAGATCCAGGACAAGTACCGCGACGAGACGCGCCCGCGCGCGGGGCTGCTGCGCGGCCGCGAGTTCACGATGAAGGACGCCTACTCGTTCGACTACACCGACGAGGGGCTCGACGCGTCCTACATGGCCCAGCGCGCGGCCTACGAGCGGATCTTCAGCCGCCTCGGGCTCGAGTACGTGATCGTCCAGGCGGATGCGGGCGCCATGGGCGGCTCACGGTCCGAGGAGTTCCTCCACCCGACTGCGATCGGCGAGGACACCTTCGTCCGCTCGAAGGGCGGCTACGCCGCGAACGTCGAGGCGTTCACGACGCTCGCGCCCGAGCCGATCCCGTTTGACGGGCTACCGCAGCCGGTGATCTTCGACTCGCCGAACACCCCCACGATCGAGACGCTCGTCGCGCACTGCAACGCGAACCTCCGGGCTCCCGCGCCGGGCATCGCCGGCCCGGCGACCGACGGCGCGACCGAGTGGACCGCCGCTCACACGCTCAAGAACGTCGTGCTCGCCGTGAAGCACCTCGACGGCACGCGCGAGCTCGTCATCGTCGGCATCCCCGGCGACCGCGATGTCGACGACAAGCGCGTCGAGGTTGCCTTCGCGCCGGCCGAGGTCGAGGCCGCCACCGAGGCGGACTTCGAGAACAACCCGTTCCTCGTGAAGGGCTACATCGGGCCGTGGTCCGAGACGGGGGCCGTGCTCGGCGAGGAGTCGGCCACCGGCATCCGCTATCTTCTCGATCCGCGCGTGGTCGACGGCACGTCCTGGGTGACGGGCGCCAACATCGACGAGAAGCACGTGCACTCGCTCGTCGCCGGCCGCGACTTCACCGCGGACGGCTACCTCGAGGTCGCGACCGTGCGCGAGGGCGACCCCGCGCCCGACGGCTCGGGCCCGGTGCACCTGGCGCGCGGGATGGAGATCGGCCACGTGTTCCAGCTCGGACGCAAGTACGCCGACGCGCTCGGCCTCCAGGTCCTCGACGAGAACGGCAAGCTCGTCACGGTCACGATGGGCTCGTACGGCATCGGCGTCACGCGCATCCTCGCGATCATCGCCGAGCTCAACAACGACGAGAAGGGGCTGATCTGGCCGGAGTCGATCGCGCCGTTCGACGTGCACGTGGTCGCCACGGGCAAGGACGAGGCCGCGTACGCGCTCGCCGAGCGCCTGTCGGGCGAGCTCGAGGCATCCGGTCTCGACGTGCTCTACGACGACCGCGTCAAGGTGTCGCCCGGCGTGAAGTTCGGCGACGCAGAGCTCATCGGCGTGCCGCGCATCGTGATCGCCGGCCGCGCCGCGGCCGACGGCCAGGTCGAGCTGTGGAATCGCCGGACCGGGGAGCGCGAGGTCGTCCCGGTGGCGGATGCCGTCGTCAAGCTCACCCGGCGCTGA
- the pcp gene encoding pyroglutamyl-peptidase I, with protein MTTVLLTGFEPFDGDPANPSGEAVHLVADRWSRPEELVTSTLPVTFAGAPARLRELIAEHRPDVVIASGLAGGRAAIGVERVAVNLIDARIPDNDGVQPVDEPSIEGAPAARFATLPVKAIAARIAEAGIPAEVSYSAGTFVCNHVFFTALEAAASVTRVGFVHVPWSAEQAPTADAPALALVDIARALELAVRTSIEVASDARVPAGTIH; from the coding sequence GTGACGACCGTGCTGCTGACCGGGTTCGAGCCGTTCGACGGCGACCCCGCGAACCCCTCCGGCGAGGCCGTGCACCTCGTCGCGGACCGCTGGAGTCGGCCGGAGGAGCTTGTGACGTCGACGCTTCCGGTGACCTTCGCCGGCGCGCCGGCGCGGCTGCGCGAGCTCATCGCCGAGCACCGGCCTGACGTCGTGATCGCGAGCGGACTCGCGGGCGGTCGTGCGGCGATCGGCGTCGAGCGTGTGGCCGTCAACCTCATCGACGCGCGCATCCCCGACAACGACGGAGTCCAGCCGGTCGACGAGCCGAGCATCGAGGGCGCGCCCGCGGCGCGGTTCGCGACGCTTCCCGTGAAGGCGATCGCGGCGCGCATCGCCGAGGCGGGCATCCCGGCGGAGGTCTCGTACTCGGCGGGGACGTTCGTGTGCAATCACGTGTTCTTCACGGCGCTCGAGGCCGCGGCATCCGTGACGCGTGTCGGATTCGTGCATGTGCCGTGGTCCGCCGAGCAGGCACCGACGGCGGATGCCCCGGCCCTCGCCCTCGTCGACATCGCGCGGGCCCTCGAGCTCGCGGTGCGCACGAGCATCGAGGTCGCGAGCGACGCGCGGGTGCCGGCCGGCACGATCCACTGA
- a CDS encoding SDR family oxidoreductase has translation MSVLVVVGVGGMGEAIARRSGSGQTVVLADFNEETLERVAASLGGDGFDVHTRVTDVSDAAAVAALASFAVSLGPVTAVAHTAGLSPTQAPTAAILSVDLLGVAISLDEFAKVIAPGGAGVVIASMAGSFGIGRYPAEMEGALALTPTDQLLSLPFLQEGAVPNPGVAYSIAKRANQVRVQAASKAWGQRGARINSISPGVISTPMGQQELAGESGASMRAMVEGSGTARLGTPNDIANATAFLLSPEASFITGTDLLVDGGTVAGVRSGFISLPQG, from the coding sequence ATGTCGGTTCTGGTAGTCGTCGGCGTCGGCGGCATGGGAGAGGCGATCGCGCGGCGGAGCGGCTCCGGTCAGACGGTGGTGCTCGCGGACTTCAACGAGGAGACCCTGGAGCGGGTCGCCGCGTCGCTTGGCGGCGACGGCTTCGACGTGCACACGCGGGTGACGGATGTCTCGGACGCGGCGGCCGTCGCGGCGCTCGCGTCTTTCGCCGTGAGCCTGGGGCCGGTCACCGCCGTCGCGCACACCGCCGGGCTCTCTCCGACGCAGGCGCCCACCGCCGCGATCCTCAGCGTCGACCTGCTCGGCGTCGCGATCAGCCTCGACGAGTTCGCAAAGGTCATCGCTCCGGGCGGCGCAGGCGTCGTGATCGCCAGCATGGCCGGATCCTTCGGCATCGGGAGGTATCCCGCCGAGATGGAGGGCGCACTCGCGCTCACGCCGACCGACCAGCTGCTGTCGCTCCCGTTCCTGCAGGAGGGCGCGGTGCCGAACCCCGGCGTGGCCTACAGCATCGCCAAACGCGCCAACCAGGTGCGCGTGCAGGCGGCCAGCAAGGCATGGGGCCAGCGCGGTGCCCGCATCAACAGCATCAGCCCCGGGGTCATCTCCACGCCGATGGGGCAGCAGGAGCTGGCGGGCGAATCGGGCGCGAGCATGCGGGCGATGGTGGAGGGCTCGGGTACGGCGCGCCTGGGCACCCCCAACGACATCGCCAACGCGACCGCGTTCCTGCTGAGCCCGGAGGCGTCGTTCATCACCGGCACGGACCTGCTCGTCGACGGCGGCACCGTCGCCGGGGTGCGCTCCGGCTTCATCAGCCTGCCGCAGGGCTGA
- the ispG gene encoding flavodoxin-dependent (E)-4-hydroxy-3-methylbut-2-enyl-diphosphate synthase translates to MPRVPEVLAPRRKSRQIKVGKVLVGGDAPVSVQSMTTTPTTNINATLQQIAELTASGCEIVRVAVPSQDDADVLHIIAAKSQIPVIADIHFQPKYVFQAIDAGCAAVRVNPGNIRQFDDKVGEIAKAAQAAGVSLRIGVNAGSLDKRLLEKYGKATPEALVESAVWEASLFEEHDFHDFKISVKHNDPVVMVKAYRMLAERGDWPLHLGVTEAGPAFQGTIKSATAFGILLAEGIGDTIRVSLSAPPAEEVKVGHQILQSLNLRERKLEIVSCPSCGRAQVDVYTLADSVTEGLKDMTVPLRVAVMGCVVNGPGEAREADLGVASGNGKGQIFVKGQVIKTVPEAEIVATLIEEANRIAAEMGADAPVGTAQVVTA, encoded by the coding sequence ATGCCTCGTGTGCCGGAAGTCCTCGCTCCCCGACGCAAGAGCCGCCAGATCAAGGTCGGCAAGGTGCTCGTGGGCGGCGACGCTCCGGTCAGCGTCCAGTCGATGACGACGACGCCGACGACGAACATCAACGCGACGCTGCAGCAGATCGCCGAGCTGACCGCCTCCGGCTGCGAGATCGTGCGCGTCGCCGTCCCGTCGCAGGACGACGCCGACGTCCTTCACATCATCGCGGCGAAGAGCCAGATCCCGGTGATCGCCGACATCCACTTCCAGCCCAAGTACGTCTTCCAGGCGATCGACGCCGGATGCGCCGCGGTGCGCGTCAACCCCGGCAACATCCGTCAGTTCGACGACAAGGTCGGCGAGATCGCGAAGGCCGCGCAGGCCGCGGGCGTCTCGCTGCGCATCGGCGTCAACGCCGGATCGCTCGACAAGCGCCTGCTCGAGAAGTACGGCAAGGCGACCCCCGAGGCGCTCGTCGAGAGCGCCGTATGGGAGGCGTCGCTGTTCGAGGAGCACGACTTCCACGACTTCAAGATCTCGGTCAAGCACAACGACCCCGTTGTGATGGTCAAGGCGTACCGGATGCTCGCCGAGCGCGGCGACTGGCCGCTGCACCTCGGCGTGACCGAGGCGGGGCCCGCGTTCCAGGGCACGATCAAGTCCGCGACCGCGTTCGGCATCCTCCTGGCGGAGGGCATCGGCGACACGATCCGCGTCTCGCTGTCGGCCCCGCCTGCCGAAGAGGTCAAAGTCGGCCACCAGATCCTCCAGTCGCTCAATCTGCGCGAGCGCAAGCTCGAGATCGTGTCGTGCCCGTCGTGCGGCCGGGCGCAGGTGGACGTCTACACGCTCGCCGACTCGGTGACCGAGGGCCTCAAGGACATGACCGTTCCCCTTCGCGTCGCGGTCATGGGCTGCGTCGTGAACGGACCCGGCGAGGCGCGCGAGGCCGACCTCGGCGTGGCATCCGGCAACGGCAAGGGTCAGATCTTCGTGAAGGGGCAGGTCATCAAGACAGTGCCCGAGGCGGAGATCGTCGCGACCCTCATCGAGGAGGCGAACCGCATCGCCGCCGAGATGGGGGCGGATGCGCCGGTCGGCACCGCGCAGGTCGTCACCGCCTGA
- the nhaA gene encoding Na+/H+ antiporter NhaA, whose translation MTQQLTTIGRPGDSREPRGSRERRRPSIAEKIQSMGESRICALLLLIATAVAILWANLSHGTYEALWETQLTVGVGDLTLDFTLHALVNDALMAIFFFTVGLEVRREFAIGELTSWSRALVPVVAAIAGLVVPAAIFMLIAAGTGQEHAWGVVISTDTAFLVGALAIIGPRASGRLRVFLLALAVVDDIGALSIIALFYTESFNPLPLIIAAVGLVGVYFTRYVPRGRGPIYATLSIIVWLAFLASGVHPTLAGVAIALLVPVYRPNRRDVEHALELARTFRQSPNSEYARLAANSLRESISVNERLQSAYAPYVAYVILPLFALANAGVVLSPEILAGAMTSPLTWAIVAGLVVGKFLGVFGSVALLRLFRIGDLGPGLTLDRLAGGAVLCGIGFTISLFIVDLAIEDDLAQNEARVGVLVASAIAFILAAIIFRISDARHTDDEAGQTLARPVDPTRDHVWGPVDAPLTIVEYGDYQCPFCLKASGSIEEVMRELDGRLRYVWRHAPLERVHPNAVADAEAVEAAAVQGKRTEFAKSLFSDQDHQMPSDILRRAADLGLDVDRFEKDLRSPEVAARVRDDMLDADAMDITSVPTFFVNGQRHTGPYDAQSLIRALLATAPDEAAARAAEEGTQGAEER comes from the coding sequence ATGACGCAGCAGCTGACCACGATCGGCCGACCCGGTGACTCGCGCGAACCGCGCGGTTCGCGCGAGCGCCGGCGTCCGTCGATCGCCGAGAAGATCCAGTCGATGGGCGAGAGCCGCATCTGCGCCCTCCTGCTGCTGATCGCCACCGCGGTCGCGATCCTGTGGGCGAACCTCTCGCACGGCACGTACGAGGCTCTCTGGGAGACGCAGCTCACGGTCGGTGTCGGTGACCTCACCCTCGACTTCACGCTGCACGCGCTCGTCAACGACGCGCTCATGGCGATCTTCTTCTTCACCGTCGGGCTCGAGGTGCGTCGCGAGTTCGCGATCGGCGAGCTGACCAGCTGGTCGCGCGCGCTCGTGCCGGTCGTCGCCGCGATCGCGGGCCTCGTCGTGCCCGCGGCGATCTTCATGCTCATCGCAGCGGGAACCGGGCAGGAGCACGCGTGGGGAGTCGTGATCTCGACCGACACCGCGTTCCTCGTCGGCGCTCTCGCGATCATCGGCCCACGCGCCTCCGGTCGGCTGCGCGTGTTCCTGCTCGCGCTCGCCGTCGTCGACGACATCGGAGCGCTCAGCATCATCGCGCTCTTCTACACGGAGTCGTTCAACCCGCTCCCGCTGATCATCGCCGCCGTCGGGCTCGTCGGCGTGTACTTCACGCGGTACGTGCCGCGCGGGCGCGGGCCGATCTACGCGACGCTGTCGATCATCGTGTGGCTCGCGTTCCTCGCGTCTGGCGTCCACCCGACTCTCGCGGGCGTCGCGATCGCCCTCCTCGTGCCGGTGTACCGCCCCAACCGCCGCGACGTCGAGCACGCGCTCGAGCTCGCACGGACGTTCCGCCAGTCGCCCAATAGCGAGTACGCGCGCCTCGCCGCGAACAGCCTGCGCGAGTCGATCTCCGTGAACGAGCGCCTGCAGTCGGCGTACGCGCCCTATGTCGCCTACGTGATCCTCCCGCTGTTCGCGCTCGCCAACGCGGGCGTCGTGCTCAGCCCCGAGATCCTCGCGGGCGCGATGACCTCGCCGCTCACGTGGGCGATCGTGGCGGGCCTGGTCGTCGGCAAGTTCCTCGGCGTCTTCGGCTCCGTAGCCCTGCTCCGGCTGTTCCGCATCGGCGACCTCGGCCCGGGGCTCACCCTCGACCGGCTCGCCGGCGGAGCGGTGCTGTGCGGCATCGGGTTCACGATCTCGCTGTTCATCGTCGACCTCGCGATCGAGGACGATCTCGCGCAGAACGAGGCGCGCGTCGGCGTGCTCGTGGCATCCGCCATCGCCTTCATCCTCGCGGCGATCATCTTCCGCATCTCGGACGCGCGTCACACCGATGACGAGGCCGGCCAGACGCTCGCGCGTCCGGTCGACCCGACCCGCGACCACGTGTGGGGCCCGGTCGACGCGCCGCTCACGATCGTCGAGTACGGCGATTACCAGTGCCCGTTCTGCCTCAAGGCATCCGGCTCGATCGAAGAGGTCATGCGCGAGCTCGACGGCCGACTGCGCTACGTGTGGCGGCACGCTCCGCTCGAACGCGTGCACCCGAACGCGGTGGCGGATGCCGAGGCCGTCGAGGCGGCGGCGGTGCAGGGCAAGCGCACGGAGTTCGCCAAGAGCCTGTTCTCCGACCAGGATCACCAGATGCCCTCCGACATCCTGCGTCGGGCGGCCGATCTCGGGCTCGACGTCGACCGCTTCGAGAAGGACCTCCGCTCACCCGAGGTCGCGGCGCGGGTGCGCGACGACATGCTCGACGCCGACGCGATGGACATCACGTCCGTGCCGACCTTCTTCGTGAACGGTCAGCGCCACACGGGGCCGTACGATGCGCAATCGCTCATCCGCGCGCTCCTGGCCACAGCGCCTGACGAGGCCGCTGCGCGGGCCGCCGAGGAGGGGACCCAGGGCGCCGAGGAGCGCTGA